Proteins encoded in a region of the Populus nigra chromosome 3, ddPopNigr1.1, whole genome shotgun sequence genome:
- the LOC133688986 gene encoding gibberellin 3-beta-dioxygenase 1-like: protein MSTLSEAYRDLPHHPHHIIPLDFDSVRTLPDSHVWQPTSHASESEDRLSIPTVDLKDPDAGKLIGHACEAWGAFQVTNHDIPLDLFHEVESEARRLFSLPTGQKLKALRSPGGATGYGLARISPFFNKYMWHEGFTIMGSSIDHARDLWPNDYQRFCDVMEDYQKKMKELAITLMHLVLKSLDISEEEISRVVSAGGDSTALQLNSYPLCPDPNRAMGLAPHRDTSLLTILHQSTVNGLQIFKEGVGWVLVSPTNGSLVVNVGDLLHILSNAQFPSVLHRVVMKENQQRLSLAYFYCLPSDFHVSPLALNSTQMPLYRSVSVRDYIGIKAKNLEKALSSIRI, encoded by the exons ATGAGCACTCTTTCTGAAGCCTATCGAGACCTTCCTCACCATCCCCACCATATTATCCCACTAGACTTTGATTCAGTCCGAACCTTGCCCGACTCGCATGTATGGCAGCCTACTTCCCATGCCTCTGAGTCCGAAGACCGATTATCGATTCCCACTGTCGACCTCAAGGATCCTGATGCAGGGAAACTGATAGGGCATGCTTGTGAGGCATGGGGCGCGTTCCAAGTCACAAACCATGACATTCCATTGGACCTATTCCATGAAGTTGAGTCCGAGGCTAGAAGACTCTTCTCTCTCCCGACAGGACAGAAATTGAAGGCCTTAAGGTCTCCTGGTGGAGCCACCGGCTATGGCTTAGCTCGGATTTCGCCATTCTTCAACAAGTATATGTGGCATGAAGGGTTTACAATCATGGGTTCTTCTATTGATCACGCTAGGGATCTCTGGCCCAATGACTACCAAAGGTTTTG cgATGTCATGGAAGATTATCAGAAGAAAATGAAGGAGCTAGCCATAACCCTAATGCATCTAGTTCTGAAGTCCTTGGACATATCTGAAGAAGAAATAAGTAGAGTCGTTTCAGCTGGAGGTGACAGCACTGCTTTACAGCTGAACTCTTATCCATTATGTCCTGACCCAAATCGAGCCATGGGTCTAGCTCCCCATAGAGACACTTCCCTCTTGACAATACTACACCAAAGTACAGTAAATGGCttgcaaatcttcaaagaaGGAGTTGGTTGGGTTCTAGTATCTCCCACAAACGGATCACTTGTAGTAAATGTGGGTGATCTCCTGCATATTCTCTCAAATGCTCAGTTTCCTAGTGTTCTTCATCGTGTGGTTATGAAAGAGAACCAACAAAGGCTGTCCTTGGCTTATTTTTACTGCCTTCCTTCTGATTTCCATGTCTCTCCTCTGGCTTTGAATTCTACCCAAATGCCTCTATATCGTTCTGTATCGGTCAGAGATTATATTGGCATCAAGGCTAAGAATCTTGAGAAAGCACTATCTTCGATCAGAATTTAG
- the LOC133689876 gene encoding protein TIFY 8 isoform X1, whose amino-acid sequence MAVVLTMAQQSKNNNANSSHNNSVYVNNSTATSQQQQKQDLKAMFHDFLGMKGTTDSPVVLAPKNKDGSPSASASFGASSGGGRGPLSSTSDLASERQAGNHLEGIPFYGPRSDISGPEISNRLAGSKRSNSDSAFTGSRDGIPQMAHDSIESLHLMKMLKNGGGRERPRRSNDDEVFYGMQPMRPSSASLILQPSAGSRLDANVSKQDRSIPMGIGAYPPRGGQFVPFTHQVPTNRFRDTNAGPSIVSQSAADEGSRTGIKGPGILSSINAGSGISEKNSSRGLPSGGKPKTGIHISEPESSNPLSRQGLASASRQMTIFYGGQAHVFDDVHPNKADVIMALAGSNGGSWSTTYSPKPTASPGSESYMTSGGEYELRGRLSVTGNATRGVGSSDRISTPTGGHHGSIVIAKETRNAVQAGEPSNEEK is encoded by the exons ATGGCAGTAGTATTGACAATGGCACAACAAAGCAAGAACAACAATGCCAACAGTAGCCATAATAATAGTGTTTATGTAAACAACAGTACTGCAACAAGCCAACAGCAACAAAAACAAGATTTGAAGGCAATGTTTCATGATTTCTTGGGCATGAAAGGAACTACAGATTCACCAGTTGTTTTAGctccaaaaaataaagatgggtctccttctgcttctgcttcatTTGGAGCTTCTTCTGGTGGTGGCCGTGGACCTCTCTCTTCTACCTCTGATCTAGCTTCTG AAAGGCAGGCTGGAAATCATCTTGAGGGGATTCCATTTTATGGTCCAAGGAGTGATATTTCTGGTCCTGAGATAAGCAACAGATTAGCAGGAAGTAAGCGGAGCAATTCAGATTCTGCCTTTACAGGATCAAGGGATGGGATTCCACAAATGGCTCATGATTCCATCGAGAGCCTGCATTTGATGAAG ATGCTAAAAAATGGAGGTGGCAGAGAACGGCCTAGAAGGTCCAACGATGACGAGGTTTTCTATGGTATGCAGCCAATGAGGCCGAGTTCTGCATCTCTCATACTGCAACCTTCTGCTGGCAGTAGACTTGATGCCAACGTTTCCAAACAAGATCGATCCATTCCCATGGGGATAGGTGCATATCCTCCGCGTGGTGGTCAATTTGTTCCTTTTACGCATCAAGTTCCCACAAACAGATTCAGAGACACAAATGCTGGTCCTTCAATTGTCTCACAATCTGCTGCCGATGAAGGATCCAGAACTGGAATCAAAGGCCCTGGAATTCTGAGTTCTATAAATGCTGGCAGCGGTATCTCTGAGAAAAATTCATCCAGAGGGCTGCCTAGTGGTGGCAAACCCAAGACTGGGATTCATATTTCAGAGCCAGAATCTTCAAATCCTTTAAG TCGGCAGGGTTTAGCATCTGCCAGCCGCCAGATGACTATATTTTATGGTGGTCAAGCTCATGTTTTTGATGATGTCCACCCAAACAAG GCAGATGTTATAATGGCCCTGGCAGGTTCAAACGGAGGATCATGGTCAACAACCTACTCCCCAAAACCTACTGCAAGTCCAGGTAGTGAAAGTTACATGACCAGCGGCGGGGAATATGAACTCCGTGGGAGGCTATCCGTCACCGGCAATGCTACCCGGGGAGTTGGCTCCAGTGATCGAATCTCTACACCAACAG GAGGTCATCATGGCAGCATTGTAATAGCTAAAGAGACGAGAAACGCAGTTCAGGCAGGCGAACCCAGTAATGAGGAGAAATGA
- the LOC133689876 gene encoding protein TIFY 8 isoform X2: MAVVLTMAQQSKNNNANSSHNNSVYVNNSTATSQQQQKQDLKAMFHDFLGMKGTTDSPVVLAPKNKDGSPSASASFGASSGGGRGPLSSTSDLASERQAGNHLEGIPFYGPRSDISGPEISNRLAGSKRSNSDSAFTGSRDGIPQMAHDSIESLHLMKMLKNGGGRERPRRSNDDEVFYGMQPMRPSSASLILQPSAGSRLDANVSKQDRSIPMGIGAYPPRGGQFVPFTHQVPTNRFRDTNAGPSIVSQSAADEGSRTGIKGPGILSSINAGSGISEKNSSRGLPSGGKPKTGIHISEPESSNPLSRQGLASASRQMTIFYGGQAHVFDDVHPNKADVIMALAGSNGGSWSTTYSPKPTASPGSESYMTSGGEYELRGRLSVTGNATRGVGSSDRISTPTGHHGSIVIAKETRNAVQAGEPSNEEK, encoded by the exons ATGGCAGTAGTATTGACAATGGCACAACAAAGCAAGAACAACAATGCCAACAGTAGCCATAATAATAGTGTTTATGTAAACAACAGTACTGCAACAAGCCAACAGCAACAAAAACAAGATTTGAAGGCAATGTTTCATGATTTCTTGGGCATGAAAGGAACTACAGATTCACCAGTTGTTTTAGctccaaaaaataaagatgggtctccttctgcttctgcttcatTTGGAGCTTCTTCTGGTGGTGGCCGTGGACCTCTCTCTTCTACCTCTGATCTAGCTTCTG AAAGGCAGGCTGGAAATCATCTTGAGGGGATTCCATTTTATGGTCCAAGGAGTGATATTTCTGGTCCTGAGATAAGCAACAGATTAGCAGGAAGTAAGCGGAGCAATTCAGATTCTGCCTTTACAGGATCAAGGGATGGGATTCCACAAATGGCTCATGATTCCATCGAGAGCCTGCATTTGATGAAG ATGCTAAAAAATGGAGGTGGCAGAGAACGGCCTAGAAGGTCCAACGATGACGAGGTTTTCTATGGTATGCAGCCAATGAGGCCGAGTTCTGCATCTCTCATACTGCAACCTTCTGCTGGCAGTAGACTTGATGCCAACGTTTCCAAACAAGATCGATCCATTCCCATGGGGATAGGTGCATATCCTCCGCGTGGTGGTCAATTTGTTCCTTTTACGCATCAAGTTCCCACAAACAGATTCAGAGACACAAATGCTGGTCCTTCAATTGTCTCACAATCTGCTGCCGATGAAGGATCCAGAACTGGAATCAAAGGCCCTGGAATTCTGAGTTCTATAAATGCTGGCAGCGGTATCTCTGAGAAAAATTCATCCAGAGGGCTGCCTAGTGGTGGCAAACCCAAGACTGGGATTCATATTTCAGAGCCAGAATCTTCAAATCCTTTAAG TCGGCAGGGTTTAGCATCTGCCAGCCGCCAGATGACTATATTTTATGGTGGTCAAGCTCATGTTTTTGATGATGTCCACCCAAACAAG GCAGATGTTATAATGGCCCTGGCAGGTTCAAACGGAGGATCATGGTCAACAACCTACTCCCCAAAACCTACTGCAAGTCCAGGTAGTGAAAGTTACATGACCAGCGGCGGGGAATATGAACTCCGTGGGAGGCTATCCGTCACCGGCAATGCTACCCGGGGAGTTGGCTCCAGTGATCGAATCTCTACACCAACAG GTCATCATGGCAGCATTGTAATAGCTAAAGAGACGAGAAACGCAGTTCAGGCAGGCGAACCCAGTAATGAGGAGAAATGA
- the LOC133689876 gene encoding protein TIFY 8 isoform X3 codes for MAVVLTMAQQSKNNNANSSHNNSVYVNNSTATSQQQQKQDLKAMFHDFLGMKGTTDSPVVLAPKNKDGSPSASASFGASSGGGRGPLSSTSDLASERQAGNHLEGIPFYGPRSDISGPEISNRLAGSKRSNSDSAFTGSRDGIPQMAHDSIESLHLMKMLKNGGGRERPRRSNDDEVFYGMQPMRPSSASLILQPSAGSRLDANVSKQDRSIPMGIGAYPPRGGQFVPFTHQVPTNRFRDTNAGPSIVSQSAADEGSRTGIKGPGILSSINAGSGISEKNSSRGLPSGGKPKTGIHISEPESSNPLSRQGLASASRQMTIFYGGQAHVFDDVHPNKASETHSQSCKK; via the exons ATGGCAGTAGTATTGACAATGGCACAACAAAGCAAGAACAACAATGCCAACAGTAGCCATAATAATAGTGTTTATGTAAACAACAGTACTGCAACAAGCCAACAGCAACAAAAACAAGATTTGAAGGCAATGTTTCATGATTTCTTGGGCATGAAAGGAACTACAGATTCACCAGTTGTTTTAGctccaaaaaataaagatgggtctccttctgcttctgcttcatTTGGAGCTTCTTCTGGTGGTGGCCGTGGACCTCTCTCTTCTACCTCTGATCTAGCTTCTG AAAGGCAGGCTGGAAATCATCTTGAGGGGATTCCATTTTATGGTCCAAGGAGTGATATTTCTGGTCCTGAGATAAGCAACAGATTAGCAGGAAGTAAGCGGAGCAATTCAGATTCTGCCTTTACAGGATCAAGGGATGGGATTCCACAAATGGCTCATGATTCCATCGAGAGCCTGCATTTGATGAAG ATGCTAAAAAATGGAGGTGGCAGAGAACGGCCTAGAAGGTCCAACGATGACGAGGTTTTCTATGGTATGCAGCCAATGAGGCCGAGTTCTGCATCTCTCATACTGCAACCTTCTGCTGGCAGTAGACTTGATGCCAACGTTTCCAAACAAGATCGATCCATTCCCATGGGGATAGGTGCATATCCTCCGCGTGGTGGTCAATTTGTTCCTTTTACGCATCAAGTTCCCACAAACAGATTCAGAGACACAAATGCTGGTCCTTCAATTGTCTCACAATCTGCTGCCGATGAAGGATCCAGAACTGGAATCAAAGGCCCTGGAATTCTGAGTTCTATAAATGCTGGCAGCGGTATCTCTGAGAAAAATTCATCCAGAGGGCTGCCTAGTGGTGGCAAACCCAAGACTGGGATTCATATTTCAGAGCCAGAATCTTCAAATCCTTTAAG TCGGCAGGGTTTAGCATCTGCCAGCCGCCAGATGACTATATTTTATGGTGGTCAAGCTCATGTTTTTGATGATGTCCACCCAAACAAG GCCTCGGAGACTCATAGTCAAAGCTGCAAAAAGTAA